The Bombus fervidus isolate BK054 chromosome 8, iyBomFerv1, whole genome shotgun sequence genome window below encodes:
- the LOC139990185 gene encoding venom serine protease Bi-VSP isoform X2 — translation MTGSKMLFTCLALIAFLHPLVHVASAQECITPNNRTGKCLSIRQCKPLLEMLQTQGHAAADFLRQSVCKYENNDPIVCCPNEQREDRGILIENEYGPLRPPHCGFSNVSHTRVVGGNPAVLGAWPWIAALGFRYPRNPVLEPLWKCGGSLISSRHVLTAAHCAEINELYVVRIGDLNLVRDDDGAHPVQIEIESKIIHPDYISGVTKHDIAILKLVEEVQFTDYVYPICLPVEDNLRNNNFERYYPFVAGWGSLAHHGPGSDDLMEVQVPVISNTECKNSYARFAAAHVTNNVLCAGYTQGGKDACQGDSGGPLMLPKKFTFYQIGVVSYGHKCAVAGYPGVYTRVTSYLNFILQAMQ, via the exons ATGACGGGCTCCAAGATGCTGTTCACATGTTTGGCGTTAATTGCTTTCCTGCATCCATTAGTTCACGTGGCGTCAGCTCAAG AATGTATCACACCGAACAATAGAACAGGCAAGTGTCTCAGTATCAGACAATGTAAACCGCTGCTGGAAATGCTGCAGACACAGGGTCATGCAGCTGCCGATTTTTTGAGGCAATCAGTGTGCAAATACGAGAATAATGATCCGATCGTTTGTTGTCCGAACGAACAAAGGGAGGACAGAGGAATTTTGATAGAAAACGAGTATGGGCCTTTGCGCCCACCACACTGTGGTTTTAGCAATGTCTCTCACACCAGGGTGGTCGGTGGTAATCCAGCTGTACTTG GTGCTTGGCCATGGATCGCTGCACTAGGTTTTCGTTATCCCCGAAACCCAGTTCTTGAGCCACTATGGAAGTGTGGAGGTTCCCTGATATCGTCTAGGCATGTTTTAACCGCAGCACATTGTGCAGAAATCAATGAATTGTACGTGGTTCGTATCGGTGACTTAAATCTAGTACGAGATGACGACGGAGCGCATCCTGTTCAAATAGAAATCGAATCTAAAATAATACATCCTGATTATATTTCCGGGGTAACCAAACATGATATCGCCATTCTTAAATTGGTGGAGGAGGTGCAATTTACGG ATTACGTATATCCCATTTGTCTTCCCGTAGAGGATAACCTTCGAAATAACAACTTCGAGCGCTATTACCCCTTCGTTGCTGGATGGGGATCACTAGCACATC ATGGACCAGGTAGTGACGATTTAATGGAAGTACAAGTGCCAGTGATTAGCAACACCGAATGCAAGAACTCTTATGCCAGATTTGCTGCTGCACATGTCACCAATAATGTATTATGCGCCGGATACACTCAGGGCGGGAAGGATGCTTGtcaa GGTGACAGCGGAGGACCATTGATGCTACCAAAGAAATTCACCTTCTATCAAATAGGCGTTGTGTCTTATGGTCATAAGTGCGCCGTAGCTGGATATCCCGGCGTTTACACTAGGGTCACATCGTACCTTAATTTCATTCTCCAAGCGATGCAATAA
- the LOC139990193 gene encoding venom serine protease Bi-VSP-like isoform X2 has product MTAFRRLFACFALIVLLHPSVQARRTKATSSVPLRPPNCGFSNVTHTRVVGGKPAKLGAWPWIAIFGYINCKDPNGEPLWGCGGSLISAKHVLTAAHCAEIYGLYVVRIGDLDLGRDDDGAHPVEVEIESIILHPDYINGSYHDDIAILTLKKNVPFSEYIRPICLPIDQPLRNKNFEGYHPFVAGWGEIEYDGDLSDELLEIQVPVINNAQCKKAYWPIDKTRITTKVICAG; this is encoded by the exons ATGACTGCCTTCAGGAGACTGTTCGCATGTTTTGCGTTAATTGTCCTTCTGCATCCATCAGTTCAAGCTAGGCGCACTAAAG CAACCTCGAGTGTGCCCTTGCGTCCACCAAACTGTGGTTTCAGCAACGTTACGCATACCAGGGTGGTTGGTGGTAAACCAGCTAAACTTG GTGCTTGGCCATGGATCGCTATATTTGGTTATATTAATTGCAAGGATCCAAATGGGGAACCGCTATGGGGCTGCGGAGGTTCCCTGATATCGGCTAAGCATGTTTTGACCGCAGCACATTGCGCAGAAATTTATGGATTGTACGTGGTTCGTATCGGGGACTTAGATCTAGGACGAGATGATGACGGAGCGCATCCTGTTGAAGTAGAAATCGAATCTATAATACTACATCCAGATTATATTAACGGTTCATATCATGATGATATTGCTATTCTTACACTGAAGAAAAATGTTCCATTTTCGG AATACATACGTCCTATTTGTCTCCCCATAGACCAGCCCTTACGAAATAAAAACTTCGAGGGTTACCATCCTTTCGTTGCTGGATGGGGAGAGATAGAATATG ATGGAGATTTAAGTGATGAATTACTTGAAATACAAGTGCCAGTGATTAACAACGCCCAATGCAAGAAAGCTTATTGGCCAATTGATAAGACTCGTATCACCACAAAAGTAATATGCGCCG GGTGA
- the LOC139990187 gene encoding venom serine protease Bi-VSP-like isoform X4 encodes MTSFKILFACVVLISFLDPLVHTVSAQECTTPNNQTGNCLNIRRCKPLQEILQTQGHTATDFLKKSLCRYEGHDPIVCCPNDPNKQKKGILIKTVYKYGPLRPPYCGFSNVAHTRVVGGKPAKLGAWPWIVALGFRNPRNPDAEPEWKCGGSLISARHVLTAAHCAIRNDLYVVRIGDLNLKRDDDGAHPIQMGFESKLIHPDYTRNIHNHDIAILRLVEEVPFSKYIHPICLPIEESLRNNNFEGYNPLVAGWGALRFRGPPSDVLMEVQVPVVRNAECKTAYSKFPNAPITDGIICAGYAQGGKDACTGDSGGPLMIRQQLTFYLIGAVSYGHACAVAGYPGIYTRITSYLDSFILPALQ; translated from the exons ATGACAAGCTTCAAGATACTGTTTGCATGTGTGGTGTTAATTAGTTTCCTGGATCCATTAGTTCACACGGTGTCTGCTCAAG AATGTACAACACCGAACAATCAAACAGGCAACTGCCTCAACATTAGAAGATGTAAGCCTCTGCAAGAAATACTGCAGACACAGGGCCATACAGCTAccgattttttaaagaaatcacTGTGCAGATATGAGGGCCATGATCCGATCGTTTGCTGTCCGAACGATCCAAACAAACAGAAGaaaggaattttaataaaaactgtGTATAAGTATGGACCCTTGCGTCCACCATACTGTGGTTTTAGCAACGTCGCGCATACCAGGGTGGTTGGTGGTAAACCAGCTAAGCTTG GTGCTTGGCCATGGATAGTTGCATTAGGTTTTCGTAATCCCCGGAACCCAGATGCCGAACCTGAATGGAAGTGCGGAGGTTCCCTGATATCGGCTAGGCATGTTTTGACCGCAGCACATTGTGCAATACGCAATGATTTGTACGTGGTTCGTATCGGGGACTTAAATCTAAAACGAGATGACGACGGAGCGCATCCTATTCAAATGGGATTCGAATCTAAACTAATACATCCTGATTATACTCGCAATATACACAATCATGATATTGCCATTCTTAGATTGGTGGAGGAAGTGCCATTTTCAA AGTACATACATCCCATTTGTCTCCCTATAGAGGAGTCCCTGCGAAATAACAACTTCGAGGGCTATAACCCCCTTGTTGCTGGATGGGGAGCATTAAGATTTA GAGGACCACCAAGTGATGTATTAATGGAAGTACAAGTGCCAGTGGTTAGGAACGCCGAATGCAAGACAGCTTATTCCAAATTTCCTAATGCACCTATCACTGATGGTATAATATGCGCCGGATATGCTCAGGGTGGAAAGGATGCTTGTACG GGTGACAGCGGCGGGCCACTGATGATACGACAGCAATTAACCTTCTACCTAATAGGTGCTGTGTCTTATGGTCATGCATGCGCTGTAGCTGGATATCCTGGTATTTACACTAGGATCACGTCGTACCTTGACAGCTTCATTCTCCCAGCGTTGCAATAA
- the LOC139990187 gene encoding venom protease-like isoform X1, with protein MTSFKILFACVVLISFLDPLVHTVSAQECTTPNNQTGNCLNIRRCKPLQEILQTQGHTATDFLKKSLCRYEGHDPIVCCPNDPNKQKKGILIKTVYKYGPLRPPYCGFSNVAHTRVVGGKPAKLGAWPWIVALGFRNPRNPDAEPEWKCGGSLISARHVLTAAHCAIRNDLYVVRIGDLNLKRDDDGAHPIQMGFESKLIHPDYTRNIHNHDIAILRLVEEVPFSKYIHPICLPIEESLRNNNFEGYNPLVAGWGALRFNEAYTNALMELQLPVVTNAACKKAYEDFDVTITNKVICAGGDPRGGKDACGADSGGPLMIPQQFTYYQIGIVSSGHNCGVPNYPGVYTRVTSYLDDFILPVLQSY; from the exons ATGACAAGCTTCAAGATACTGTTTGCATGTGTGGTGTTAATTAGTTTCCTGGATCCATTAGTTCACACGGTGTCTGCTCAAG AATGTACAACACCGAACAATCAAACAGGCAACTGCCTCAACATTAGAAGATGTAAGCCTCTGCAAGAAATACTGCAGACACAGGGCCATACAGCTAccgattttttaaagaaatcacTGTGCAGATATGAGGGCCATGATCCGATCGTTTGCTGTCCGAACGATCCAAACAAACAGAAGaaaggaattttaataaaaactgtGTATAAGTATGGACCCTTGCGTCCACCATACTGTGGTTTTAGCAACGTCGCGCATACCAGGGTGGTTGGTGGTAAACCAGCTAAGCTTG GTGCTTGGCCATGGATAGTTGCATTAGGTTTTCGTAATCCCCGGAACCCAGATGCCGAACCTGAATGGAAGTGCGGAGGTTCCCTGATATCGGCTAGGCATGTTTTGACCGCAGCACATTGTGCAATACGCAATGATTTGTACGTGGTTCGTATCGGGGACTTAAATCTAAAACGAGATGACGACGGAGCGCATCCTATTCAAATGGGATTCGAATCTAAACTAATACATCCTGATTATACTCGCAATATACACAATCATGATATTGCCATTCTTAGATTGGTGGAGGAAGTGCCATTTTCAA AGTACATACATCCCATTTGTCTCCCTATAGAGGAGTCCCTGCGAAATAACAACTTCGAGGGCTATAACCCCCTTGTTGCTGGATGGGGAGCATTAAGATTTA ATGAAGCATATACCAACGCATTAATGGAACTACAACTGCCAGTGGTTACCAACGCCGCATGCAAGAAAGCTTATGAAGATTTTGACGTAACTATCACCAATAAAGTAATATGCGCCGGCGGAGACCCTCGGGGTGGAAAGGATGCTTGTgga GCTGACAGCGGAGGACCACTGATGATACCACAGCAATTCACCTACTATCAAATAGGTATTGTGTCATCTGGTCATAACTGCGGCGTACCTAATTATCCGGGCGTTTACACTAGAGTCACGTCGTACCTCGATGACTTCATTCTGCCAGTGTTGCAAAGTTATTAG
- the LOC139990187 gene encoding venom protease-like isoform X5 produces the protein MTAFRRLFACFALIVLLHPSVQAGRTKATSDVPLRPPHCGFSNVTHTRVVGGRPAKLGAWPWIAAVGFRNCSNPRWVTQWLCAGTLISARHVLTAAHCADDDDLYVVRIGDLNLKRDDDGAHPIQVEVESKLIHSDYSSESENNDIAILKLKENVPFSEYIYPICLPIEKSLRNKNFVGYNPFIAGWGALKFNEAYTNALMELQLPVVTNAACKKAYEDFDVTITNKVICAGGDPRGGKDACGADSGGPLMIPQQFTYYQIGIVSSGHNCGVPNYPGVYTRVTSYLDDFILPVLQSY, from the exons ATGACTGCCTTCAGGAGACTGTTCGCATGTTTTGCGTTAATTGTCCTTCTGCATCCATCAGTTCAAGCGGGGCGCACTAAAG CAACCTCGGATGTGCCCTTGCGTCCACCACACTGTGGTTTCAGCAACGTTACGCATACCAGGGTGGTTGGTGGTAGACCAGCTAAACTTG GTGCTTGGCCATGGATCGCTGCAGTAGGTTTCCGTAATTGCTCAAACCCACGTTGGGTAACACAATGGCTGTGCGCAGGTACCCTAATATCGGCAAGGCATGTTTTAACCGCAGCACATTGTGCAGATGACGATGATTTGTACGTGGTTCGTATCGGGGACTTAAATCTAAAACGTGATGACGACGGAGCACATCCTATTCAAGTAGAAGTCGAATCTAAACTAATACATTCCGATTATTCTTCCGAGTCGGAGAATAATGATATTGCTATTCTTAAACTGAAGGAAAATGTTCCATTTTCGG aGTACATATATCCCATTTGTCTCCCCATAGAGAAATCccttcgaaataaaaatttcgtggGCTATAACCCCTTCATTGCTGGATGGGGAGCATTAAAATTTA ATGAAGCATATACCAACGCATTAATGGAACTACAACTGCCAGTGGTTACCAACGCCGCATGCAAGAAAGCTTATGAAGATTTTGACGTAACTATCACCAATAAAGTAATATGCGCCGGCGGAGACCCTCGGGGTGGAAAGGATGCTTGTgga GCTGACAGCGGAGGACCACTGATGATACCACAGCAATTCACCTACTATCAAATAGGTATTGTGTCATCTGGTCATAACTGCGGCGTACCTAATTATCCGGGCGTTTACACTAGAGTCACGTCGTACCTCGATGACTTCATTCTGCCAGTGTTGCAAAGTTATTAG
- the LOC139990185 gene encoding venom serine protease Bi-VSP isoform X1 yields the protein MLHNIQLTMTGSKMLFTCLALIAFLHPLVHVASAQECITPNNRTGKCLSIRQCKPLLEMLQTQGHAAADFLRQSVCKYENNDPIVCCPNEQREDRGILIENEYGPLRPPHCGFSNVSHTRVVGGNPAVLGAWPWIAALGFRYPRNPVLEPLWKCGGSLISSRHVLTAAHCAEINELYVVRIGDLNLVRDDDGAHPVQIEIESKIIHPDYISGVTKHDIAILKLVEEVQFTDYVYPICLPVEDNLRNNNFERYYPFVAGWGSLAHHGPGSDDLMEVQVPVISNTECKNSYARFAAAHVTNNVLCAGYTQGGKDACQGDSGGPLMLPKKFTFYQIGVVSYGHKCAVAGYPGVYTRVTSYLNFILQAMQ from the exons ATGCTGCACAATATACAATT aacAATGACGGGCTCCAAGATGCTGTTCACATGTTTGGCGTTAATTGCTTTCCTGCATCCATTAGTTCACGTGGCGTCAGCTCAAG AATGTATCACACCGAACAATAGAACAGGCAAGTGTCTCAGTATCAGACAATGTAAACCGCTGCTGGAAATGCTGCAGACACAGGGTCATGCAGCTGCCGATTTTTTGAGGCAATCAGTGTGCAAATACGAGAATAATGATCCGATCGTTTGTTGTCCGAACGAACAAAGGGAGGACAGAGGAATTTTGATAGAAAACGAGTATGGGCCTTTGCGCCCACCACACTGTGGTTTTAGCAATGTCTCTCACACCAGGGTGGTCGGTGGTAATCCAGCTGTACTTG GTGCTTGGCCATGGATCGCTGCACTAGGTTTTCGTTATCCCCGAAACCCAGTTCTTGAGCCACTATGGAAGTGTGGAGGTTCCCTGATATCGTCTAGGCATGTTTTAACCGCAGCACATTGTGCAGAAATCAATGAATTGTACGTGGTTCGTATCGGTGACTTAAATCTAGTACGAGATGACGACGGAGCGCATCCTGTTCAAATAGAAATCGAATCTAAAATAATACATCCTGATTATATTTCCGGGGTAACCAAACATGATATCGCCATTCTTAAATTGGTGGAGGAGGTGCAATTTACGG ATTACGTATATCCCATTTGTCTTCCCGTAGAGGATAACCTTCGAAATAACAACTTCGAGCGCTATTACCCCTTCGTTGCTGGATGGGGATCACTAGCACATC ATGGACCAGGTAGTGACGATTTAATGGAAGTACAAGTGCCAGTGATTAGCAACACCGAATGCAAGAACTCTTATGCCAGATTTGCTGCTGCACATGTCACCAATAATGTATTATGCGCCGGATACACTCAGGGCGGGAAGGATGCTTGtcaa GGTGACAGCGGAGGACCATTGATGCTACCAAAGAAATTCACCTTCTATCAAATAGGCGTTGTGTCTTATGGTCATAAGTGCGCCGTAGCTGGATATCCCGGCGTTTACACTAGGGTCACATCGTACCTTAATTTCATTCTCCAAGCGATGCAATAA
- the LOC139990193 gene encoding venom protease-like isoform X1 — protein MTAFRRLFACFALIVLLHPSVQARRTKATSSVPLRPPNCGFSNVTHTRVVGGKPAKLGAWPWIAIFGYINCKDPNGEPLWGCGGSLISAKHVLTAAHCAEIYGLYVVRIGDLDLGRDDDGAHPVEVEIESIILHPDYINGSYHDDIAILTLKKNVPFSEYIRPICLPIDQPLRNKNFEGYHPFVAGWGEIEYDGDLSDELLEIQVPVINNAQCKKAYWPIDKTRITTKVICAGEAGKDTCRGDSGGPLIIPQRFTYYQIGVLSSGHRCGTVRFPAIYTRVTSYFDDFILPVLENY, from the exons ATGACTGCCTTCAGGAGACTGTTCGCATGTTTTGCGTTAATTGTCCTTCTGCATCCATCAGTTCAAGCTAGGCGCACTAAAG CAACCTCGAGTGTGCCCTTGCGTCCACCAAACTGTGGTTTCAGCAACGTTACGCATACCAGGGTGGTTGGTGGTAAACCAGCTAAACTTG GTGCTTGGCCATGGATCGCTATATTTGGTTATATTAATTGCAAGGATCCAAATGGGGAACCGCTATGGGGCTGCGGAGGTTCCCTGATATCGGCTAAGCATGTTTTGACCGCAGCACATTGCGCAGAAATTTATGGATTGTACGTGGTTCGTATCGGGGACTTAGATCTAGGACGAGATGATGACGGAGCGCATCCTGTTGAAGTAGAAATCGAATCTATAATACTACATCCAGATTATATTAACGGTTCATATCATGATGATATTGCTATTCTTACACTGAAGAAAAATGTTCCATTTTCGG AATACATACGTCCTATTTGTCTCCCCATAGACCAGCCCTTACGAAATAAAAACTTCGAGGGTTACCATCCTTTCGTTGCTGGATGGGGAGAGATAGAATATG ATGGAGATTTAAGTGATGAATTACTTGAAATACAAGTGCCAGTGATTAACAACGCCCAATGCAAGAAAGCTTATTGGCCAATTGATAAGACTCGTATCACCACAAAAGTAATATGCGCCGGTGAAGCAGGAAAGGATACTTGTAGG GGTGACAGCGGCGGACCACTGATAATACCACAGCGATTCACCTACTATCAAATAGGTGTTTTGTCCAGTGGTCACAGGTGTGGCACTGTTAGATTTCCCGCCATTTACACTAGGGTCACATCGTACTTTGACGACTTCATTCTGCCAGtgttggaaaattattaa
- the LOC139990187 gene encoding venom serine protease Bi-VSP-like isoform X3 — MTSFKILFACVVLISFLDPLVHTVSAQECTTPNNQTGNCLNIRRCKPLQEILQTQGHTATDFLKKSLCRYEGHDPIVCCPNDPNKQKKGILIKTVYKYGPLRPPYCGFSNVAHTRVVGGKPAKLGAWPWIAAVGFRNCSNPRWVTQWLCAGTLISARHVLTAAHCADDDDLYVVRIGDLNLKRDDDGAHPIQVEVESKLIHSDYSSESENNDIAILKLKENVPFSEYIYPICLPIEKSLRNKNFVGYNPFIAGWGALKFNEAYTNALMELQLPVVTNAACKKAYEDFDVTITNKVICAGGDPRGGKDACGADSGGPLMIPQQFTYYQIGIVSSGHNCGVPNYPGVYTRVTSYLDDFILPVLQSY; from the exons ATGACAAGCTTCAAGATACTGTTTGCATGTGTGGTGTTAATTAGTTTCCTGGATCCATTAGTTCACACGGTGTCTGCTCAAG AATGTACAACACCGAACAATCAAACAGGCAACTGCCTCAACATTAGAAGATGTAAGCCTCTGCAAGAAATACTGCAGACACAGGGCCATACAGCTAccgattttttaaagaaatcacTGTGCAGATATGAGGGCCATGATCCGATCGTTTGCTGTCCGAACGATCCAAACAAACAGAAGaaaggaattttaataaaaactgtGTATAAGTATGGACCCTTGCGTCCACCATACTGTGGTTTTAGCAACGTCGCGCATACCAGGGTGGTTGGTGGTAAACCAGCTAAGCTTG GTGCTTGGCCATGGATCGCTGCAGTAGGTTTCCGTAATTGCTCAAACCCACGTTGGGTAACACAATGGCTGTGCGCAGGTACCCTAATATCGGCAAGGCATGTTTTAACCGCAGCACATTGTGCAGATGACGATGATTTGTACGTGGTTCGTATCGGGGACTTAAATCTAAAACGTGATGACGACGGAGCACATCCTATTCAAGTAGAAGTCGAATCTAAACTAATACATTCCGATTATTCTTCCGAGTCGGAGAATAATGATATTGCTATTCTTAAACTGAAGGAAAATGTTCCATTTTCGG aGTACATATATCCCATTTGTCTCCCCATAGAGAAATCccttcgaaataaaaatttcgtggGCTATAACCCCTTCATTGCTGGATGGGGAGCATTAAAATTTA ATGAAGCATATACCAACGCATTAATGGAACTACAACTGCCAGTGGTTACCAACGCCGCATGCAAGAAAGCTTATGAAGATTTTGACGTAACTATCACCAATAAAGTAATATGCGCCGGCGGAGACCCTCGGGGTGGAAAGGATGCTTGTgga GCTGACAGCGGAGGACCACTGATGATACCACAGCAATTCACCTACTATCAAATAGGTATTGTGTCATCTGGTCATAACTGCGGCGTACCTAATTATCCGGGCGTTTACACTAGAGTCACGTCGTACCTCGATGACTTCATTCTGCCAGTGTTGCAAAGTTATTAG
- the Nurf-38 gene encoding inorganic pyrophosphatase Nurf-38 yields the protein MSLITSHVLRCRSLNKLATLFRLAATGTVSKSRPYSLFEKYARKMSYTTIEKGPPNTIDYRIYFRNDTGPISPMHDIPLYADEANKILNMVVEIPRWTNAKMEINLKETLNPIKQDVKKGKLRYVANCFPHHGYIWNYGALPQTWENPEVSDDATGCKGDNDPIDVLEIGYRIAKRGEILKVKILGCVALIDEGETDWKIIVIDVNDPLADQMNDVSDIEKHYPGLMKATVEWFKIYKIPDGKPENQFAFNGEAKPREFALHVIEEVNQQWQNLVKREAPAGGIACTNTTVIGSPFKITPEAAEEIVVKAPGTSEAQAVDPIVDKWHYVHLK from the exons ATGTCGTTGATAACGTCGCACGTGTTACGTTGCCGCAGTTTAAATAAACTTGCTACTCTGTTCAGATTAGCAGCGACCGGTACTGTTAGTAAGTCACGACCGTATTCTCTGTTTGAAAAATACGCGAGAAAAATGTCATACACGACGATCGAAAAGGGTCCACCGAACACCATTGATTACAGAATATATTTCA GAAATGATACTGGTCCAATTTCACCCATGCATGATATTCCACTTTATGCTGATGAagctaataaaatattgaatatggTTGTTGAGATACCAAGATGGACAAATGCAAAGATGGAGATCAATCTTAAGGAAACATTAAATCCTATCAAGCAAGATGTTAAAAAGGGCAAATTGAGATACGTTGCCAACTGTTTTCCTCATCATGGATACATATGGAACTATGGGGCTTTACCACAG ACATGGGAAAATCCTGAAGTCTCAGATGATGCCACTGGGTGTAAAGGAGATAATGATCCCATTGATGTCCTTGAAATAGGATATAGG ATTGCCAAAAGAGGAGAGATTTTGAAGGTAAAAATTTTGGGTTGTGTTGCACTCATTGATGAAG GTGAAACTGATTGGAAGATTATTGTTATCGATGTCAATGACCCCTTAGCAGATCAAATGAATG ATGTATCTGACATTGAAAAGCATTATCCTGGTTTAATGAAAGCTACAGTTGAATGGTTCAAGATTTATAAGATACCAGATGGTAAACCAGAGAATCAATTTGCATTTAATGGGGAGGCAAAACCAAGAGAATTTGCTTTGCATGTAATAGAGGAAGTAAATCAACAGTGGCAGAATCTTGTTAAACGAGAAGCTCCTGCAGGAGGAATTGCATG CACTAATACAACCGTGATAGGCAGTCCCTTCAAAATAACTCCAGAGGCTGCTGAAGAAATAGTGGTGAAGGCTCCAGGAACATCGGAGGCTCAAGCAGTAGATCCTATTG TCGATAAATGGCATTACGTGCATCTTAAGTGA
- the LOC139990187 gene encoding venom serine protease Bi-VSP-like isoform X2: MTSFKILFACVVLISFLDPLVHTVSAQECTTPNNQTGNCLNIRRCKPLQEILQTQGHTATDFLKKSLCRYEGHDPIVCCPNDPNKQKKGILIKTVYKYGPLRPPYCGFSNVAHTRVVGGKPAKLGAWPWIVALGFRNPRNPDAEPEWKCGGSLISARHVLTAAHCAIRNDLYVVRIGDLNLKRDDDGAHPIQMGFESKLIHPDYTRNIHNHDIAILRLVEEVPFSKYIHPICLPIEESLRNNNFEGYNPLVAGWGALRFRGPPSDVLMEVQVPVVRNAECKTAYSKFPNAPITDGIICAGYAQGGKDACTADSGGPLMIPQQFTYYQIGIVSSGHNCGVPNYPGVYTRVTSYLDDFILPVLQSY, encoded by the exons ATGACAAGCTTCAAGATACTGTTTGCATGTGTGGTGTTAATTAGTTTCCTGGATCCATTAGTTCACACGGTGTCTGCTCAAG AATGTACAACACCGAACAATCAAACAGGCAACTGCCTCAACATTAGAAGATGTAAGCCTCTGCAAGAAATACTGCAGACACAGGGCCATACAGCTAccgattttttaaagaaatcacTGTGCAGATATGAGGGCCATGATCCGATCGTTTGCTGTCCGAACGATCCAAACAAACAGAAGaaaggaattttaataaaaactgtGTATAAGTATGGACCCTTGCGTCCACCATACTGTGGTTTTAGCAACGTCGCGCATACCAGGGTGGTTGGTGGTAAACCAGCTAAGCTTG GTGCTTGGCCATGGATAGTTGCATTAGGTTTTCGTAATCCCCGGAACCCAGATGCCGAACCTGAATGGAAGTGCGGAGGTTCCCTGATATCGGCTAGGCATGTTTTGACCGCAGCACATTGTGCAATACGCAATGATTTGTACGTGGTTCGTATCGGGGACTTAAATCTAAAACGAGATGACGACGGAGCGCATCCTATTCAAATGGGATTCGAATCTAAACTAATACATCCTGATTATACTCGCAATATACACAATCATGATATTGCCATTCTTAGATTGGTGGAGGAAGTGCCATTTTCAA AGTACATACATCCCATTTGTCTCCCTATAGAGGAGTCCCTGCGAAATAACAACTTCGAGGGCTATAACCCCCTTGTTGCTGGATGGGGAGCATTAAGATTTA GAGGACCACCAAGTGATGTATTAATGGAAGTACAAGTGCCAGTGGTTAGGAACGCCGAATGCAAGACAGCTTATTCCAAATTTCCTAATGCACCTATCACTGATGGTATAATATGCGCCGGATATGCTCAGGGTGGAAAGGATGCTTGTACG GCTGACAGCGGAGGACCACTGATGATACCACAGCAATTCACCTACTATCAAATAGGTATTGTGTCATCTGGTCATAACTGCGGCGTACCTAATTATCCGGGCGTTTACACTAGAGTCACGTCGTACCTCGATGACTTCATTCTGCCAGTGTTGCAAAGTTATTAG